In a single window of the Anguilla rostrata isolate EN2019 chromosome 6, ASM1855537v3, whole genome shotgun sequence genome:
- the ywhaqa gene encoding tyrosine 3-monooxygenase/tryptophan 5-monooxygenase activation protein, theta polypeptide a, which translates to MDKTTELIQKAKLAEQAERYDDMATCMKEVTEQGAELSNEERNLLSVAYKNVVGARRSAWRVISSIEQKTEGSDKKLQMVKEYREKVESELRDICNDVLELLNKYLIANSTNPESKVFYLKMKGDYYRYLAEVATGEKQDTIASSQTAYQEAFDISKKEMQPTHPIRLGLALNFSVFFYEILNSPDQACALAKQAFDEAIAELDTLNEDSYKDSTLIMQLLRDNLTLWTSDNAADEGEAGEGGEN; encoded by the exons ATGGATAAAACGACGGAGCTTATTCAGAAGGCTAAACTGGCCGAGCAGGCCGAACGCTACGACGACATGGCCACTTGCATGAAGGAGGTAACGGAGCAAGGTGCTGAGCTGTCCAACGAAGAGCGGAACCTGCTGTCAGTCGCCTACAAGAACGTGGTCGGAGCCCGGAGGTCCGCCTGGAGAGTCATCTCCAGCATCGAGCAGAAGACCGAAGGCAGCGACAAGAAGCTTCAGATGGTCAAGGAGTACCGGGAGAAGGTGGAATCCGAATTGCGAGACATCTGCAACGACGTGCTG GAGCTGCTAAACAAATATTTGATCGCCAACTCCACAAACCCCGAGAGCAAAGTCTTCTACCTAAAGATGAAGGGAGACTACTACAGATACCTGGCGGAAGTGGCCACAGGAGAGAAGCAGG acacgaTAGCCTCCTCTCAGACCGCCTACCAGGAGGCGTTCGACATCAGCAAGAAGGAGATGCAGCCCACGCACCCCATCCGCCTGGGCCTGGCCCTCAACTTCTCCGTCTTCTTCTACGAGATCCTCAACTCCCCGGACCAGGCCTGCGCCCTGGCCAAACAG GCCTTCGATGAAGCCATCGCCGAGCTCGATACACTGAACGAAGACTCGTACAAAGACAGCACCCTCATCATGCAGCTGCTAAGAGACAACCTCACA TTATGGACATCGGACAACGCAGCAGACGAAGGCGAGGCCGGGGAAGGAGGCGAGAACTAA